One region of Chloroflexota bacterium genomic DNA includes:
- a CDS encoding substrate-binding domain-containing protein → MARVTIKDVAERAGVSKTAVSFAFNDPSRLSEATVQKILAVAKELGYAPHPIARSLNIGRAGVLGLLLPQDIPTILENPFFIQFIRGIGRTCDQEALSLMLIPPVEGSMLKAVDHAIADGFVVLGLEPQDPVVNILRQRHVPFVMVDSEPLDGVPGINIEDYQGARAAMMYALHCGHRRIAIAAFESGKEGGWHEYTGTLRWRLAGYSEALATVGLSLDHSEVQIVECENSIEGGAEVFHRLWQAPSPPTVIIAMSDIIALGVMGAAQQYGLEVPRDLSVIGYDDIPEAGCATPPLTTVRQPIVDKGEQAAELLVKVLWGELTSERRTLPTELVIRASVAAPRSESH, encoded by the coding sequence ATGGCCCGAGTGACGATCAAAGATGTTGCCGAACGAGCCGGTGTTTCGAAGACTGCCGTCTCCTTCGCCTTCAATGACCCTTCGCGCCTTTCGGAGGCTACGGTTCAGAAGATCTTAGCAGTGGCGAAGGAATTAGGATACGCTCCCCACCCGATCGCGCGCAGCCTGAACATCGGGCGGGCTGGAGTATTGGGGTTACTTCTGCCCCAAGATATTCCCACGATTCTGGAAAACCCTTTCTTCATCCAGTTCATACGTGGAATTGGGCGGACTTGTGATCAGGAAGCCTTGTCGCTGATGCTGATTCCCCCAGTCGAGGGTTCGATGCTCAAGGCGGTGGATCACGCCATTGCGGATGGGTTCGTGGTCCTGGGCCTGGAACCTCAAGACCCGGTCGTGAACATCCTTCGCCAGCGGCACGTGCCCTTTGTGATGGTGGATAGCGAGCCGCTGGATGGGGTACCCGGCATCAATATCGAGGACTACCAGGGTGCGCGGGCGGCTATGATGTATGCCCTTCACTGTGGGCATCGGCGCATTGCCATTGCCGCATTTGAGTCAGGCAAAGAAGGGGGATGGCACGAGTACACTGGTACACTTCGCTGGCGCTTAGCGGGCTACTCAGAGGCGCTGGCAACTGTTGGTTTGTCCCTCGACCACTCGGAGGTCCAAATAGTGGAGTGTGAAAACAGCATCGAGGGCGGGGCAGAAGTTTTCCATCGCCTATGGCAAGCGCCGTCGCCACCCACTGTCATCATCGCCATGAGCGACATCATTGCCTTGGGAGTGATGGGCGCTGCTCAGCAGTACGGTCTGGAAGTGCCAAGGGACCTCTCCGTGATCGGCTACGATGACATTCCAGAAGCCGGGTGCGCTACCCCTCCGTTGACCACGGTGCGCCAACCTATTGTGGACAAGGGCGAACAGGCGGCCGAATTGCTGGTCAAAGTCCTGTGGGGCGAACTGACCAGCGAGCGCCGCACCTTGCCCACAGAATTGGTCATTCGCGCATCCGTTGCTGCGCCCCGCAGCGAGTCCCATTAG
- a CDS encoding glycoside hydrolase family 13 protein, with protein MTYPIPDWVKDAVFYEIFPERFANGDPSNDPPGVEPWGGIPTRTNFFGGDLQGIINGLEYLETLGINALYLTPIFAANTNHKYDTVDYYRIDPHFGDLETFRRLLREAHRRSIRIVLDAVFNHVGEGFWAFRDVVERGEASPYVNWFYIEDLPVTKKPTPNYATFENADYLVKLNVHNPEVRHYLYDVARHWTREGIDGWRLDVPFLMNHRFWKGFRRAVKEINPELYIVAEIWQQATDWLQGDECDGAMNYRLRDLILDFFLRGKLDGPAFDRELAALRAEHPGETAYTMLNLLGSHDTPRFLTLCQGDKERFRAATTFLFTYIGVPMIYYGDEVGMTGENDPDCRRPMVWDPAAQDGELLGWHRHLIRIRKAHPALRRGTIRTVYASDDVYAFERGLETDRVVVCVNRGAMAQAFRLPEEYWCAKPVWRDELSGRVYQSTEPIEIGGRSALVLVGETE; from the coding sequence ATGACATATCCAATCCCAGACTGGGTCAAAGACGCTGTTTTCTACGAGATCTTCCCCGAGCGCTTCGCCAACGGTGACCCCAGCAACGACCCGCCCGGTGTCGAACCGTGGGGCGGAATCCCGACCCGGACGAATTTCTTCGGCGGCGATTTGCAGGGGATCATCAATGGATTGGAGTACCTGGAAACGTTGGGCATCAATGCCCTCTATCTGACACCCATCTTCGCTGCCAATACGAACCACAAATACGACACGGTGGACTACTATCGCATTGACCCCCATTTTGGAGACCTGGAGACCTTCCGGCGACTCCTCCGAGAGGCCCACCGGCGGAGCATTCGGATCGTGTTGGACGCAGTCTTCAACCATGTGGGGGAGGGATTCTGGGCCTTTCGGGACGTGGTCGAGCGGGGCGAAGCATCACCGTATGTGAACTGGTTCTACATCGAGGACCTCCCGGTTACCAAGAAGCCAACGCCAAACTACGCCACCTTCGAAAACGCCGATTACCTGGTGAAACTGAATGTCCATAATCCGGAGGTCCGTCACTATTTATATGACGTGGCACGACACTGGACCCGCGAAGGGATTGATGGTTGGCGATTAGATGTCCCGTTCTTGATGAACCACCGCTTCTGGAAGGGGTTTCGTCGGGCGGTGAAAGAGATCAACCCAGAATTGTACATTGTGGCCGAGATCTGGCAGCAGGCGACGGATTGGCTCCAGGGAGATGAGTGTGATGGGGCGATGAACTATCGCCTGCGCGACCTCATCCTGGATTTCTTCCTGCGTGGGAAGTTGGATGGCCCGGCTTTCGACCGCGAACTGGCCGCTCTGCGGGCGGAGCATCCGGGAGAGACAGCCTATACGATGCTGAACCTGCTGGGGAGTCACGATACGCCCCGCTTCCTCACCTTATGTCAGGGTGATAAGGAGCGCTTCAGGGCGGCGACCACCTTCCTCTTCACCTACATTGGCGTCCCGATGATCTACTACGGGGACGAGGTGGGGATGACCGGGGAGAACGATCCTGACTGCCGTCGCCCAATGGTATGGGACCCTGCGGCGCAGGATGGGGAACTACTGGGGTGGCATCGCCACCTGATCCGCATCCGCAAGGCGCACCCCGCTCTGCGTCGGGGAACTATCCGCACCGTGTATGCCTCAGATGACGTATACGCCTTTGAACGGGGGTTGGAGACTGATCGGGTTGTTGTGTGTGTCAACCGGGGAGCCATGGCCCAGGCTTTTCGGCTGCCGGAGGAGTATTGGTGTGCCAAGCCCGTGTGGCGTGATGAACTGTCCGGCAGGGTTTATCAGAGCACAGAGCCTATTGAGATCGGGGGGCGCTCTGCCCTGGTCTTAGTGGGCGAAACGGAGTAA
- a CDS encoding carbohydrate ABC transporter permease yields MGGIRRKVLSAGFTAIAILILFVLLYPLVWIISSSVRPYSTLYTTETRIIPAQATLDAFRWVFLESKFWLYAKNSLIVYAITLVSSLVVTVPAAYGFSRFKFYGKESLLYSYFVLAQFMSGMSVVGLIGLYLLLVRLGLIDSLAVVGLIYAASNVPFVTWYLKTYFDSLPRDFDEAAFLDGASFIQNLRYVIVPIARPGILVAIIFISIFTWSEWVIAGTLLGPEHFTLPVGLVTLQVRWETPWNRFAAMSLIYSLPMILLFVLSHQQMEAGMTLGGMKG; encoded by the coding sequence ATGGGTGGAATCAGGCGCAAAGTGCTCAGCGCGGGCTTCACAGCGATCGCGATTCTGATTTTATTCGTATTACTCTACCCACTCGTTTGGATAATCTCGTCCTCAGTCAGACCTTATTCGACTTTGTACACAACCGAGACCAGGATCATCCCTGCTCAGGCAACATTAGATGCGTTTCGATGGGTTTTCCTGGAGTCCAAATTCTGGCTTTACGCGAAAAACAGCCTGATCGTTTATGCCATAACGCTTGTCTCTTCACTGGTAGTAACGGTCCCAGCGGCTTATGGTTTTTCGAGATTCAAGTTTTATGGAAAGGAAAGTCTTCTTTACTCCTACTTTGTTCTGGCGCAGTTCATGAGTGGCATGAGTGTAGTGGGCTTGATAGGACTTTATCTATTATTAGTTCGTCTCGGATTGATAGACTCGTTAGCGGTTGTGGGCTTGATTTACGCGGCCAGCAATGTGCCCTTCGTCACCTGGTACCTGAAAACATACTTCGACTCCTTGCCGCGGGATTTTGATGAAGCAGCATTTCTCGATGGGGCCTCATTCATCCAGAACTTGCGTTATGTCATCGTACCGATAGCAAGACCTGGAATTCTCGTTGCCATCATTTTCATCTCCATCTTCACCTGGAGTGAATGGGTTATCGCAGGGACGCTTTTGGGACCAGAGCATTTCACTCTACCCGTAGGCCTTGTTACCCTCCAAGTCCGGTGGGAAACGCCATGGAACCGCTTTGCAGCGATGTCCCTCATATACAGCCTGCCGATGATCCTGTTGTTTGTGCTATCTCATCAGCAGATGGAGGCCGGGATGACTTTGGGTGGCATGAAAGGTTAA
- a CDS encoding sugar ABC transporter permease translates to MSFQKRGGSPIWRTRTAYLLVLPGLAFFLFFFLYPIAYSIRLSTTNANFFNFVSGYESIGLDNYRKLLVEGKFFSPLLRTFLFMLTSVSLKVLAGLFFASLLSSPYLKLQRVLRPFFLTPWAVPWFFLVLIWRGMFNQDFGVINQVLRSMSLPAVNWLNDARNAFFAYNVVETYLAYPFMMTVTLAAIQSIPPDLYESAIVDGASSWDTFRYITLPLIKRPFLWATLMTTIASYMIFGVPFLMNKGGPAGSNEFLLVHGYKRAFDLGRYGYAAAFMVLVFGILIILVVLFSKTSRLTEEA, encoded by the coding sequence ATGTCCTTTCAGAAGCGTGGGGGATCGCCAATCTGGCGCACGAGAACAGCCTATTTGCTCGTTCTGCCCGGTCTGGCGTTCTTCCTGTTTTTCTTCCTGTACCCGATTGCTTATTCGATACGATTGTCCACCACAAACGCAAACTTCTTCAACTTTGTGAGCGGGTATGAATCAATAGGTTTGGACAATTACCGGAAGTTGCTTGTTGAAGGCAAGTTCTTCTCTCCTTTATTGAGAACTTTTCTCTTCATGCTCACGAGCGTCTCTCTAAAGGTTCTTGCAGGCCTCTTTTTTGCCAGCTTGCTTAGCTCTCCTTACCTGAAGTTGCAGCGGGTACTCCGTCCTTTTTTCCTCACCCCATGGGCTGTGCCTTGGTTTTTCCTGGTCCTGATCTGGAGGGGCATGTTTAATCAGGATTTCGGGGTGATCAATCAGGTGCTCCGGTCCATGAGTTTACCAGCGGTGAATTGGCTGAATGATGCGCGGAACGCCTTTTTCGCCTACAACGTGGTAGAAACCTACCTGGCTTACCCATTCATGATGACGGTCACGTTAGCCGCGATACAAAGCATCCCCCCTGACCTTTATGAGTCGGCTATCGTGGACGGAGCCAGTTCATGGGATACATTCCGGTATATTACCCTGCCGCTGATCAAGAGACCTTTTCTATGGGCAACGCTAATGACAACCATTGCTTCCTATATGATTTTTGGAGTTCCATTCCTGATGAACAAAGGGGGTCCAGCGGGGAGCAATGAATTCCTCTTGGTTCACGGATATAAGCGAGCATTTGACTTGGGACGCTACGGCTATGCGGCAGCCTTTATGGTGCTCGTTTTCGGCATTTTGATCATATTGGTGGTCCTCTTTTCCAAGACATCCAGGCTGACCGAAGAGGCGTGA